The following coding sequences are from one Methanobrevibacter sp. window:
- a CDS encoding alpha/beta fold hydrolase, with the protein MVENSESVVEYDKYILDSFEFESGNVLDNVVVEYMAKGTPKYDDEGNIKNVVVFCHKFNSNYSSLSDLYRITGEGKPFDFNNYYFISITSLGFTESCSPSSTGLKHKFPKYTILDRVNFKRQFLKEKFGIENVHGLIGRGVGGYEIYTWACEYPDEMDFIIVNGSSYKTNGYRYVVSKAMESMIESSDDYYSDVYNDSLSRIMVSINKLLYSNYFSKNIFQNMSNAEIDVLMDDFVDDGLFVDIYDFKLRNDAILEYNVEDKLINIKADALIISSNNDMYYTPEFDFMPLENLIENCKLILFEPKRDYISYENDPRIDEELWEFLDNLKVKKE; encoded by the coding sequence ATGGTTGAAAATAGTGAATCAGTTGTTGAATATGACAAATATATTTTAGATAGTTTTGAATTTGAATCAGGTAATGTACTGGACAATGTTGTTGTTGAGTATATGGCAAAAGGAACTCCAAAATATGATGATGAAGGCAATATAAAAAATGTTGTCGTTTTCTGTCATAAATTCAATAGTAACTACTCTTCATTAAGTGATCTTTACAGGATTACCGGTGAGGGAAAACCATTTGATTTTAATAATTATTATTTCATATCAATCACTTCTTTAGGTTTTACGGAATCTTGTTCTCCTTCATCTACAGGATTAAAACACAAGTTTCCAAAATATACTATTCTGGACAGGGTAAATTTTAAAAGACAATTTCTTAAAGAAAAATTTGGCATCGAAAATGTGCATGGTTTAATCGGTCGTGGCGTTGGAGGTTATGAGATTTATACCTGGGCGTGCGAATATCCTGATGAAATGGATTTTATTATAGTCAATGGCAGTTCTTATAAAACAAATGGCTATAGGTATGTTGTTTCAAAAGCTATGGAGAGTATGATTGAATCATCTGACGATTACTATTCTGATGTATATAATGATTCATTATCCAGAATTATGGTTTCCATTAACAAACTGTTGTACTCTAATTATTTTTCTAAAAACATATTTCAAAACATGTCAAATGCAGAAATTGATGTTTTAATGGATGATTTCGTTGATGATGGATTATTTGTAGATATATATGATTTTAAACTTCGTAATGATGCAATATTGGAGTATAATGTTGAAGATAAATTAATTAATATTAAAGCTGATGCATTAATCATCAGTTCAAATAATGACATGTATTATACTCCCGAATTTGATTTCATGCCATTGGAAAATCTGATTGAAAACTGCAAATTAATTTTATTTGAACCGAAAAGGGATTATATTAGTTATGAAAATGATCCTCGCATTGATGAAGAATTATGGGAATTTTTAGATAATTTAAAAGTAAAAAAAGAGTAG
- a CDS encoding mechanosensitive ion channel family protein codes for MSDINIPLLDEPTLTLIYILVIIGITLIVTRIIARSMNRMDRFKSDMTAVHLVRDIINSIIYFIALMIILQFFGINLAGTLLSVGIVGIAVSFAAKDIISNLFSGIVLILGKSIKVGDTIEINNKKGFIERITLRSTIIVDDYGVREIIPNSTLTNLPYLLFKTPEKYRVDILTGLPPHIDVENFREYIIRKMESYDEIAKNPKPDVYAREITFEENRLKVSFWVNNFNDKDKYKIIIMNDIRKYVKKGEKDE; via the coding sequence ATGAGTGATATAAACATTCCCTTACTTGATGAACCAACACTAACATTGATTTATATTCTTGTAATTATCGGGATAACACTTATTGTAACCCGTATAATTGCACGTTCAATGAATAGAATGGATAGATTCAAATCAGACATGACTGCAGTTCATCTCGTACGTGACATAATCAATTCAATAATATATTTCATTGCATTGATGATAATTTTACAGTTCTTTGGAATTAACCTAGCAGGAACCCTGTTAAGTGTAGGTATTGTCGGTATTGCAGTGAGTTTTGCTGCAAAAGACATTATTTCAAACCTCTTTTCAGGAATAGTATTGATTTTAGGTAAAAGTATCAAAGTGGGAGATACAATTGAAATCAACAACAAAAAAGGATTTATCGAAAGAATCACACTCAGATCAACAATCATTGTCGATGACTATGGCGTCAGAGAGATTATTCCAAACTCCACATTGACAAATCTTCCTTATTTACTGTTTAAAACTCCTGAAAAGTATAGGGTGGATATATTAACTGGATTACCACCCCATATTGATGTTGAAAATTTCAGAGAATACATCATAAGGAAAATGGAAAGTTATGATGAAATCGCCAAAAACCCAAAACCCGATGTTTATGCAAGAGAGATAACTTTTGAAGAAAACAGATTAAAAGTTTCATTTTGGGTAAATAATTTTAATGATAAGGACAAATATAAAATAATAATAATGAATGATATTAGAAAATATGTAAAAAAAGGTGAAAAAGATGAGTAG
- the carA gene encoding glutamine-hydrolyzing carbamoyl-phosphate synthase small subunit, which translates to MVKIAKLALEDGTVLKGEAFGYETTKLGELVFSTGMGGYTESLTDPSFKGEILMSTYPLEGNHGVSEEWYQSDKVQVEGFVCREVCREVSNWGPQKTLDEFLKEFKTPGISGIDTRDLTLKIRERGSLKAAITTEDIADDKLLEMARSQPSIEDIDVVPLVSTKEIKMFNEDADKKVALIDCGVKKNIINSFLERDIGVVLFPYDTDYKTVLDYSPNGLMITSGPGNPDRVSETIETMKKLSNRLPIFGICMGQQLIAKSFGAKSYKMKFGHRGENQPVKDLATGKVFITSQNHGFTIDKESLKETDLELAQINLNDGTPEGISHKELPLKCIQYHPEAGPGPNDTRHIFDEFNQMMEDY; encoded by the coding sequence ATGGTAAAAATAGCTAAATTGGCTTTGGAAGATGGAACTGTTTTAAAAGGCGAAGCATTCGGTTATGAAACCACCAAATTGGGTGAACTTGTTTTTTCAACAGGTATGGGTGGTTATACTGAATCCTTGACTGATCCGTCTTTTAAAGGAGAAATATTAATGTCCACTTACCCGTTGGAAGGAAATCACGGAGTAAGTGAAGAGTGGTATCAATCTGATAAGGTTCAGGTTGAAGGATTTGTTTGTCGTGAAGTCTGCCGTGAAGTATCAAACTGGGGACCTCAAAAAACATTGGATGAATTCCTAAAAGAATTCAAAACCCCTGGAATAAGCGGAATCGATACACGTGACTTAACACTTAAAATCCGTGAAAGAGGTTCACTTAAAGCAGCAATAACAACTGAAGATATTGCTGATGATAAATTGCTTGAAATGGCACGCTCCCAACCAAGCATTGAAGATATTGATGTTGTGCCGTTAGTGTCCACAAAGGAAATCAAAATGTTCAATGAGGATGCAGACAAAAAGGTTGCATTAATTGACTGCGGTGTCAAAAAGAACATCATAAACTCCTTTTTGGAAAGGGATATTGGAGTGGTACTTTTCCCATATGACACTGATTATAAAACAGTCCTTGACTACTCTCCTAACGGTTTAATGATTACATCAGGACCCGGAAACCCTGACAGAGTAAGTGAAACTATAGAAACCATGAAGAAACTCTCAAACAGATTGCCGATATTCGGAATCTGTATGGGTCAGCAACTGATTGCAAAATCCTTTGGAGCAAAATCATATAAAATGAAATTCGGTCACCGTGGAGAAAACCAACCTGTAAAAGACTTAGCAACTGGAAAAGTATTCATAACATCACAAAACCATGGTTTCACAATCGATAAGGAATCATTGAAGGAAACTGATTTGGAATTGGCTCAAATCAACTTAAATGATGGAACTCCTGAAGGAATTTCACACAAGGAATTGCCATTGAAATGTATCCAGTACCACCCTGAAGCAGGCCCTGGTCCAAACGATACAAGACATATTTTTGATGAATTTAATCAAATGATGGAGGATTACTAA
- the nucS gene encoding endonuclease NucS — protein sequence MKYKILENPNCEDAYDLIEEALRKRATILIFACCKVNYEGRALSELNWGERIIMIKPDGAFLIHQEKKVEPVNWQPPKSRTRTYIKNDNLFLESHRRTPKELLTVEIRQIQFINYANIEDFEELEQAGYEKDMGDMIMEKPHVIEEGFTPTAREYSVEHGFIDILGKDSDNNLMILELKARKAGVTAVKQLRRYIQDLENTENDYLREVEAEKKKIRGLLVAPSIMDDALEMIEEEGIEFVSVEPPRELKRDKKVTLDFF from the coding sequence ATGAAATATAAAATTTTAGAAAATCCAAATTGCGAAGATGCATATGATTTGATTGAAGAGGCACTTAGGAAAAGAGCCACAATACTTATTTTTGCATGCTGTAAAGTAAACTATGAAGGAAGAGCCCTCAGTGAATTAAACTGGGGAGAACGTATAATTATGATAAAGCCGGATGGAGCATTTTTAATCCATCAAGAAAAAAAGGTAGAGCCTGTAAATTGGCAACCTCCTAAATCACGAACCAGAACCTATATAAAAAATGACAATTTATTCTTAGAAAGTCACAGGAGAACCCCAAAAGAATTATTAACTGTTGAGATAAGGCAAATCCAATTCATCAACTATGCCAATATCGAAGACTTTGAAGAACTTGAACAGGCAGGATATGAAAAAGACATGGGTGATATGATAATGGAAAAACCTCATGTTATTGAAGAGGGTTTTACCCCAACTGCTCGAGAATATAGTGTTGAACACGGATTTATTGACATTTTAGGAAAAGACAGTGACAATAACCTAATGATATTGGAGCTAAAAGCACGTAAAGCAGGAGTAACTGCAGTAAAACAACTTAGAAGATACATTCAGGACTTAGAAAATACTGAAAATGATTATTTAAGAGAAGTTGAAGCTGAAAAGAAAAAAATAAGAGGATTGCTTGTTGCCCCATCAATTATGGATGATGCTTTAGAGATGATTGAAGAGGAAGGCATTGAATTTGTATCAGTTGAACCTCCCCGTGAGCTAAAAAGAGATAAAAAAGTAACACTGGATTTCTTTTAG
- a CDS encoding DEAD/DEAH box helicase produces MSRNTERLAKRQLKNPAEYKRFQKLIKETKIYASPETLTGELRPYQKIGYSWLIQNIRYKFGSILADDMGLGKTIQVLSTILFYKEKGLLENKSSLIIVPPTLISNWENEIKKFTPDLTYYIYHGSNRTFPLEDYDIILTSYGVVRLDLDMFLDETWFLCVIDEAQNIKNPSTEQTKAIKAVPARTKIALTGTPIENKLMDYWSIFDFVNKGYLSTKDDFKRNYVMPIEKLEDEETLDNLRTIAKPFVMRRLKTDDDIKKELPDKLVNDIYCTLSKKQIKLYNAILEEIFFDIENSKGIQRKGIILKILTALKQTCNHPAQFLDIKKPKISESGKMELLVNVLETILDNDEKVIIFTQYVEMGKLIQELISKKFKQEVLFLHGSQTLKEKTEIIDTFQEDPDYKIFVATLKTGGTGLNLTAASNVIHYDLWWNPAVENQATDRVHRIGQDKDVMVYRFITKGTLEETIDAISKHKTDLAAKSISNDETFITEMNDEELKEVLKLRL; encoded by the coding sequence ATGAGTAGAAATACTGAAAGACTGGCCAAAAGGCAATTAAAAAATCCTGCAGAATACAAGAGGTTTCAAAAGCTAATCAAGGAAACTAAAATATATGCTTCCCCCGAAACATTAACCGGAGAACTGAGACCTTATCAAAAAATCGGCTATTCATGGCTCATTCAAAATATCCGATACAAATTCGGAAGCATTCTGGCTGATGATATGGGGCTCGGTAAGACAATACAGGTACTATCTACAATTCTATTTTATAAAGAAAAGGGTCTTTTGGAAAACAAGTCCTCACTGATTATTGTTCCTCCCACATTGATTTCAAACTGGGAAAATGAGATTAAGAAGTTCACTCCAGATTTGACCTATTACATTTACCACGGATCCAACAGGACATTTCCATTGGAGGATTATGATATCATATTAACTTCCTATGGTGTTGTTCGCCTTGATTTGGACATGTTTTTGGATGAAACATGGTTTTTATGCGTCATTGATGAAGCGCAAAATATTAAAAATCCGAGTACTGAACAGACAAAAGCCATTAAGGCAGTACCTGCAAGAACAAAAATAGCTCTCACAGGCACTCCGATTGAAAATAAGCTGATGGATTACTGGTCCATATTTGATTTTGTAAACAAGGGATACTTATCAACAAAGGATGACTTTAAAAGAAACTATGTCATGCCGATTGAAAAACTTGAAGATGAGGAAACTTTGGATAATTTAAGGACAATAGCCAAACCCTTTGTCATGAGACGTTTAAAAACAGATGATGACATTAAAAAGGAACTGCCTGACAAGCTGGTAAATGACATCTACTGCACATTGTCCAAAAAGCAGATAAAACTGTATAACGCTATTTTAGAGGAGATTTTCTTTGATATTGAAAATTCCAAGGGAATTCAAAGAAAAGGAATAATCCTTAAGATACTGACTGCCCTAAAGCAGACCTGCAATCATCCTGCACAGTTTCTAGACATTAAAAAGCCCAAAATTTCAGAATCCGGAAAAATGGAACTTTTAGTCAATGTCCTGGAAACCATTCTTGATAACGATGAAAAGGTAATAATATTTACTCAGTACGTTGAGATGGGCAAGCTGATTCAGGAGCTGATTTCCAAAAAGTTCAAACAGGAAGTTTTGTTCCTTCATGGCTCCCAAACTCTTAAAGAGAAAACTGAAATAATTGATACATTCCAGGAGGATCCTGATTACAAGATATTTGTTGCAACTCTTAAGACTGGAGGAACCGGTTTGAACCTCACTGCTGCAAGCAACGTCATTCATTATGACCTGTGGTGGAATCCTGCAGTTGAAAATCAGGCTACTGACAGAGTGCATCGTATTGGCCAGGACAAAGATGTGATGGTTTACAGATTCATCACCAAAGGAACACTTGAAGAGACTATTGATGCCATAAGCAAACACAAGACAGATCTTGCAGCCAAATCAATCAGCAATGATGAAACATTCATTACCGAAATGAATGATGAAGAATTAAAAGAAGTGTTGAAATTAAGATTGTGA
- a CDS encoding alpha/beta fold hydrolase, whose product MLDDVKVEYMTFGTPIFDENGVIINAIVYCHGSLGKYSSMKKIAPLVGNGDVFDENKYFFISITALGSPSSCSPSTTGLNNKFPRYTILDVVNFQKQFLKEKFNIEHVLGIIGNSMGGFVGLTSAIKYPDFADFLITGVSSYKVAGHDFILSKFVDEIITSDPDYAKGELTYSLIRTLRLANLAEFNFGLSKESLRAMSNVELAAEFENFGNEMLETDIYDLKYCNESCMNFNVENDLDKVKSKVLIISCKQDPHFPPELDGIPMSEMIDDSQLIVMDSKLGHLCFNELESIRNELKEFMENFDDC is encoded by the coding sequence ATGCTTGATGATGTTAAAGTGGAGTATATGACTTTCGGAACTCCGATTTTTGATGAAAATGGAGTAATAATCAATGCTATTGTTTATTGTCACGGTTCTTTAGGTAAATATTCATCAATGAAAAAAATTGCTCCTTTGGTTGGCAATGGGGACGTTTTTGATGAAAACAAATATTTTTTTATCTCAATAACTGCTTTAGGTTCTCCCAGTTCCTGTTCACCATCAACAACCGGTCTGAATAATAAATTTCCAAGATATACTATTTTGGATGTGGTTAATTTTCAAAAGCAATTCCTGAAAGAAAAATTTAACATTGAACATGTTTTAGGTATTATTGGAAATTCAATGGGCGGTTTTGTCGGTTTAACTTCAGCTATTAAGTATCCTGATTTTGCAGACTTTTTAATAACTGGCGTAAGCAGTTATAAGGTTGCAGGCCATGATTTCATTCTATCAAAATTTGTTGATGAAATCATAACTTCAGATCCGGATTATGCAAAAGGGGAATTAACTTATTCATTGATTAGGACTTTAAGATTGGCCAATTTAGCGGAATTTAATTTTGGTCTTTCAAAGGAATCTTTAAGGGCAATGTCTAATGTTGAATTGGCTGCTGAGTTTGAAAACTTTGGAAATGAAATGCTTGAAACCGATATTTATGATTTAAAATATTGCAATGAGTCCTGCATGAATTTCAATGTTGAAAATGATTTGGATAAAGTCAAATCAAAAGTGCTGATTATCTCATGCAAACAGGACCCTCATTTTCCACCGGAATTGGATGGGATTCCTATGAGTGAGATGATTGATGATTCTCAATTAATAGTTATGGATTCTAAGTTGGGTCATTTATGCTTCAATGAGCTGGAAAGCATTCGCAATGAATTAAAAGAGTTTATGGAGAATTTTGATGATTGTTAA
- the rnz gene encoding ribonuclease Z: MEIIFLGTSSAVHSKERNQPSIALKAFGEIILFDCGEATQRQLLHTNVSPMKISKIFITHFHGDHILGLPGLLQSMSLNGRDSKLTIYGPKGLDKVKNAIYSLGYCAIDYPVEFIEIDSGIIEDNEQYFIEAQRVKHNVPALAYSIEEKKKPRFLREKAIELGVPVGPAFGKLHNGEEVEINGNIIKPEQVLGKPRKGKKITYSGDTRPCEEMIMLARDSTILIHESTFIEKEKRNAEEYGHSTSIDAAYIARDSNSKELILTHISTRYGPEYGEIMLKEAREIFENTKLAKDFMEVEL, encoded by the coding sequence ATGGAGATAATATTTTTAGGAACTTCATCTGCAGTTCATTCAAAAGAAAGAAACCAACCTTCAATTGCTCTTAAAGCATTTGGAGAGATAATATTATTTGACTGCGGTGAAGCAACTCAAAGACAACTACTTCACACTAATGTAAGTCCTATGAAAATCTCTAAAATATTCATTACCCATTTCCATGGAGACCATATTCTGGGCCTTCCAGGACTTCTGCAATCAATGAGTTTAAATGGTAGAGACTCAAAATTAACAATTTACGGGCCAAAAGGATTGGACAAAGTTAAAAATGCAATTTATTCTTTAGGTTACTGTGCAATCGATTATCCTGTTGAGTTTATCGAAATTGATTCAGGAATCATTGAAGACAATGAACAATATTTTATTGAAGCACAAAGAGTAAAGCACAATGTTCCGGCATTGGCTTATTCAATTGAAGAGAAGAAAAAACCTAGATTTTTACGTGAAAAAGCAATTGAATTGGGCGTTCCTGTTGGTCCTGCATTTGGAAAGTTACATAACGGTGAAGAAGTTGAAATTAATGGAAATATAATAAAGCCAGAACAGGTACTGGGAAAACCAAGAAAAGGTAAAAAAATAACTTATTCAGGAGATACCAGGCCTTGTGAAGAGATGATTATGCTTGCCCGTGATTCTACAATACTTATTCATGAATCCACATTCATTGAAAAGGAAAAAAGAAATGCCGAAGAATATGGGCATTCGACATCAATCGATGCAGCATACATCGCCCGTGACTCAAACAGCAAAGAATTGATTTTAACACATATCAGCACAAGATATGGTCCGGAATATGGTGAGATCATGCTTAAGGAAGCTCGTGAGATTTTTGAAAACACAAAATTAGCCAAAGATTTTATGGAAGTTGAATTATGA
- the nadA gene encoding quinolinate synthase NadA — protein sequence MSSALQDEILKLKEEKNAIILAHNYQPKEVQEIADFLGDSLELCIKASQIDDKDLVIFCGVDFMAETAFILNPDKKIVIPTLEAECPMAHMLPEEELLKAKEEHPDAGVILYVNSIAEAKQHADTLCTSANAVKVTESLPHDKILFGPDKNLGTHVGDKIDKEIIPVPKDGHCYVHRLFHIEDIELKREQYPNAEIICHPECNIDVQKAADKVMSTGGMLRYIAESDKEEFVIGTEIDMITRINSEVPGKKLYPLLEGAICETMKLHTLEKIRDSLVNEAPEVTLPKDVADKSRKAVEHMLNVSK from the coding sequence ATGAGTAGTGCACTTCAAGACGAGATTTTAAAATTAAAAGAGGAGAAAAATGCTATAATCCTTGCACATAACTACCAACCAAAAGAAGTTCAAGAAATCGCTGATTTTCTTGGAGATTCACTTGAATTGTGTATCAAAGCTTCCCAAATTGATGATAAAGATTTAGTAATATTCTGTGGTGTGGATTTCATGGCAGAAACTGCTTTTATTCTAAATCCGGACAAAAAGATAGTCATACCTACACTTGAAGCTGAATGTCCGATGGCACATATGCTTCCAGAAGAAGAATTGCTAAAAGCTAAAGAGGAACATCCTGATGCCGGAGTTATCCTTTATGTTAACAGTATCGCTGAAGCTAAACAGCACGCAGACACATTATGTACTTCAGCAAATGCAGTTAAAGTTACTGAAAGCCTACCTCATGATAAAATATTATTCGGACCTGACAAAAACTTAGGAACACATGTTGGCGATAAAATTGATAAGGAAATTATTCCTGTTCCTAAAGACGGTCACTGTTATGTTCACAGACTATTCCACATTGAAGATATTGAGCTTAAAAGAGAGCAATATCCTAATGCTGAAATAATTTGCCATCCGGAATGTAATATAGATGTTCAAAAGGCAGCAGACAAAGTGATGTCAACTGGAGGAATGTTAAGATACATTGCTGAAAGCGATAAGGAAGAATTTGTTATTGGAACAGAGATTGACATGATTACAAGAATCAATTCAGAAGTTCCAGGCAAAAAGTTATATCCTTTACTTGAAGGAGCAATTTGTGAGACTATGAAACTGCACACTCTTGAAAAAATTAGAGATTCCCTCGTTAATGAAGCTCCGGAAGTGACATTACCTAAAGATGTTGCTGATAAATCAAGAAAAGCAGTAGAACATATGCTAAATGTTTCAAAATAG
- a CDS encoding DUF5750 family protein translates to MIVKVIDYGQGEVNFVEYLVSDLSCEQLNYLNDNLEEKTRIEGNDLIITMNFDDELYPFGSEVAKFRLDDFISREEIEMNIFLSSFLEDM, encoded by the coding sequence ATGATTGTTAAAGTAATTGATTATGGTCAAGGGGAAGTTAATTTTGTCGAATATTTAGTTTCTGATTTGTCTTGTGAACAATTAAATTATCTGAACGATAATCTTGAAGAGAAAACAAGAATTGAAGGCAATGACCTTATAATTACAATGAATTTTGATGATGAGTTATATCCTTTCGGAAGTGAAGTTGCAAAATTCAGATTGGATGACTTTATTTCCCGTGAAGAAATTGAAATGAATATATTTTTATCAAGTTTTTTAGAAGATATGTGA
- the nadC gene encoding carboxylating nicotinate-nucleotide diphosphorylase codes for MDKIMEYMLAEDEGFGDITSNAVVEDGKIVSGSIVSKDDGILAGIDIIRELFEEYGVKVQFWLKDGTKISSGDVLMSFLGDARTILLLERTALNLSMRMSGVATATNRYVNLVKDYDVRVAGTRKTSPALGKFDKYALKVGGADTHRFSLDDMVLIKDNHIATCRSPLDALLKAKENVSFSKKIEIEVESLDDAIECVKNGADIVMLDNMDTNETKEVIDELNKLNIRQNSLIEVSGGITDETIVDYAKLGVDIISIGALTHASRSLNFSLNIEDSQS; via the coding sequence ATGGATAAGATTATGGAGTATATGCTGGCAGAGGATGAAGGGTTTGGAGACATCACCTCTAATGCTGTAGTTGAAGATGGAAAAATTGTATCTGGAAGCATTGTTTCAAAAGATGATGGTATTCTAGCAGGTATTGATATTATTCGTGAATTATTTGAAGAATATGGGGTAAAAGTTCAATTTTGGCTAAAGGATGGAACAAAAATATCTTCAGGGGATGTTTTGATGTCATTTTTAGGAGATGCTAGAACAATTTTATTGCTGGAGAGAACTGCTCTTAACTTGTCCATGCGAATGAGCGGTGTGGCAACTGCAACCAATCGCTATGTCAATCTGGTTAAGGATTATGATGTTAGAGTTGCAGGAACACGTAAAACTTCACCTGCTCTCGGTAAATTCGATAAATATGCACTGAAAGTTGGAGGTGCAGACACTCATCGCTTTAGCCTGGATGATATGGTTTTAATCAAGGATAATCATATTGCAACCTGCAGGTCACCTCTGGATGCACTATTGAAAGCAAAGGAAAACGTCAGCTTTTCTAAAAAAATAGAAATTGAAGTTGAAAGTTTGGATGATGCAATAGAATGTGTTAAAAACGGTGCGGATATAGTTATGCTTGACAATATGGATACTAATGAAACAAAAGAAGTTATTGATGAACTCAATAAGTTAAACATTCGTCAAAACTCATTAATTGAAGTTTCAGGAGGTATCACTGATGAAACAATAGTGGATTATGCAAAATTAGGTGTTGATATCATCTCAATCGGTGCATTGACACATGCTTCTAGAAGCCTTAACTTTAGTTTGAACATTGAAGATTCACAATCTTAA